A window of the Xiashengella succiniciproducens genome harbors these coding sequences:
- a CDS encoding PAS domain-containing sensor histidine kinase, translating into MNGILAYYITLISSSSVSAIHGFIPTLLAAEEDFINIGRLKAAGFLLLLVIGAGIVLFVYTTLRKNMNRSRELRKKAGRTTFFERKVTADKEITTDKIENSQYRIFDHYPTPTAVCLPNGMICYVNSGFAKAFGSVKANMENLLVLNILPSELAASLDPIFRDKSMDEFESPSVFYTSATGTSYKVRVTRSRPGDPDCVMYLTLHSIHGSELRSITDPESGRDVLIQILDRAPYPVFIEGMDGRILDVNSAACTLQGMKRDELIGKVIDELSPVNFKREISNQKVAIDDSHRNIDFMSIIYDRKGHPVPVRIYVSGINYFGSSALVFVIVDLTKTIERNKELDEYKIKAEESDRLKSSFLANLSHEVRTPMNSIMGFSELLAEPGVSDKERKEFIKLIRRSGKELLTQINNIIDFSKIEAGLIQLKSDICNFEPLFHQLHEFWLEECPNQDDIKLFFELPQNIIRNGIATDRVRLKQILKVLLANSIKFTKKGVIEIGVRMKAPQLYEFYVRDTGIGIPENKHREIFEQFRQVDDSNEREFSGMGVGLSIASRLIQFLGGHQWVVSEPGKGSEFRFVLPDLLHPQGSPFMQVSSGPLSMINKLMVVSPTEEIYTELSQNSRPINFQVMWAQNTEEMKAMLLSNKVRFMLLALDQLPLWQELLPKIREVSRDLKLIGITKNLDTQRREKLMSMGLNEVIRTAVNIPIILNIMERRDLGSMNILSTTFHKN; encoded by the coding sequence ATGAACGGAATATTAGCATATTATATCACACTTATTTCATCATCTTCTGTATCTGCCATACACGGATTTATACCTACCCTGCTTGCTGCAGAGGAAGATTTTATTAACATTGGCAGATTAAAGGCAGCTGGCTTTCTACTGCTACTGGTCATTGGGGCCGGAATCGTCCTTTTTGTATATACCACGCTTCGCAAGAACATGAATCGTTCTCGTGAGCTCCGCAAAAAGGCCGGAAGAACTACATTTTTTGAAAGAAAAGTCACGGCAGACAAGGAGATTACAACAGATAAGATTGAGAATAGTCAGTACAGAATATTTGATCACTACCCCACCCCAACTGCAGTTTGTCTTCCAAACGGCATGATTTGCTATGTTAACAGTGGCTTTGCCAAGGCCTTCGGTTCGGTAAAGGCCAATATGGAAAACCTTCTGGTGCTCAACATACTGCCGTCCGAACTGGCAGCCTCTCTTGATCCTATATTCAGGGATAAGAGCATGGATGAGTTTGAATCTCCCTCTGTTTTCTATACATCAGCAACGGGAACGAGCTACAAAGTGAGAGTGACCCGCAGCCGTCCGGGAGATCCAGACTGTGTAATGTACCTGACCCTGCACAGTATTCACGGAAGCGAACTGCGCTCAATAACGGATCCTGAATCCGGCAGGGATGTACTCATACAAATTCTTGACAGGGCTCCTTACCCGGTCTTTATCGAAGGTATGGATGGTCGCATCCTTGACGTCAACAGTGCAGCATGTACATTGCAGGGAATGAAAAGGGATGAACTTATTGGTAAAGTGATTGACGAACTCTCTCCGGTAAACTTCAAAAGGGAGATATCCAATCAGAAAGTTGCTATCGATGACAGCCACAGAAATATTGATTTCATGAGTATTATATACGACCGGAAGGGTCACCCTGTTCCGGTCCGTATCTATGTTTCAGGTATCAACTACTTTGGTTCCAGTGCCCTTGTATTTGTGATAGTGGATCTTACAAAGACCATTGAAAGAAATAAGGAACTTGATGAGTATAAGATCAAGGCCGAAGAAAGTGACCGACTCAAATCATCCTTCCTTGCTAATCTGTCGCACGAGGTTCGTACCCCGATGAACTCAATCATGGGTTTCTCCGAACTACTTGCAGAGCCGGGCGTAAGCGACAAGGAGAGAAAGGAGTTTATCAAACTGATACGTCGGAGTGGTAAGGAACTGCTTACCCAAATCAACAATATTATCGACTTCTCCAAGATTGAAGCGGGTCTGATTCAACTTAAATCGGATATATGCAATTTCGAGCCCCTCTTCCATCAGTTGCACGAGTTCTGGCTGGAGGAATGCCCAAATCAGGATGACATCAAGCTCTTCTTCGAGCTTCCCCAGAATATTATCCGCAATGGTATAGCAACCGACAGGGTAAGACTAAAACAGATACTGAAGGTCTTGCTGGCCAACAGTATCAAGTTTACAAAGAAAGGGGTTATCGAGATCGGTGTCCGTATGAAGGCTCCTCAACTGTACGAGTTTTATGTTAGAGACACAGGTATCGGTATTCCGGAAAATAAACACAGGGAGATCTTTGAGCAGTTCAGACAGGTTGACGACAGTAATGAGAGGGAATTCAGCGGTATGGGAGTCGGCCTCTCGATAGCGTCTCGTCTGATTCAGTTCCTTGGAGGCCACCAGTGGGTAGTCTCCGAACCCGGTAAGGGATCTGAATTCCGCTTTGTACTACCCGACCTGCTTCACCCTCAGGGTTCACCATTCATGCAGGTTTCCAGTGGCCCGCTTTCTATGATTAACAAACTAATGGTAGTCTCTCCGACTGAGGAGATATATACCGAATTGTCGCAAAACTCAAGGCCTATCAACTTCCAGGTAATGTGGGCTCAAAATACAGAGGAGATGAAGGCCATGCTGCTTTCAAACAAAGTGCGCTTTATGCTTCTGGCTCTGGATCAGCTTCCTTTGTGGCAGGAGTTGCTGCCTAAGATCAGGGAAGTCAGCAGAGACCTCAAGTTGATTGGAATCACAAAGAATCTGGACACTCAGAGAAGGGAAAAGCTGATGTCTATGGGTCTGAACGAAGTGATAAGAACGGCCGTAAATATCCCGATTATCCTGAATATTATGGAAAGAAGGGATCTGGGTTCTATGAACATCCTATCTACTACCTTCCACAAGAACTAG
- a CDS encoding PepSY-associated TM helix domain-containing protein: MEKEVAKSGKKSLWNPIRKWFFVIHKWAGIVSALILFVVCLTGTIYTFQEDIIRCLNKEKYIVKAVDGTSPISIEDAVQKVKEATGVAPRFINIPYSSDNVWIANVVTPEGGRRGTNYFVNQFTGVVSEGGNLRGQAFFMTVFRLHRWLLLDTAIGRPIVGWATIIMILLVVSGIVLWFPRKLKNIARRLKIMWNGGSYRLTYDLHNVLGFYTAILVLIMSVTGLFWSFDWSRKAIYGVLGVEAPGGPGGPQGGGAGQGQGARSGGARSGGAGSGQDGYKAGGERGERVGQRSEGRGERRGEAARGQRRGSGRSVEAQAASGGDITVAQTDPADTVVDSTAVGLTADYIAFAQLIEAANKEFSYKGNLRITIPSEEDETVSISKSGAAFFARAGSDNIVISRVSGEVVKVDRYSDKPLNQRIASSIRAIHTGEIFGTFSKILYFIACLIAASLPVTGLIMWIKKW, translated from the coding sequence ATGGAGAAAGAAGTAGCGAAATCCGGAAAAAAATCTCTCTGGAACCCCATCAGAAAGTGGTTTTTTGTTATCCACAAATGGGCAGGTATTGTAAGTGCCCTGATTCTGTTTGTCGTATGCCTCACCGGAACCATTTACACCTTTCAGGAAGATATTATCAGGTGTCTTAACAAGGAAAAGTACATTGTTAAGGCAGTAGACGGTACCAGTCCCATTAGCATAGAAGATGCCGTACAAAAGGTAAAGGAGGCAACGGGAGTTGCCCCCCGCTTTATCAATATTCCTTATTCTTCAGACAATGTATGGATTGCCAATGTCGTAACTCCTGAGGGAGGACGTAGAGGTACCAACTACTTTGTAAACCAGTTTACCGGTGTTGTTTCAGAAGGCGGCAACCTGAGGGGACAGGCCTTCTTTATGACTGTGTTCCGCCTGCACAGATGGCTATTACTGGATACTGCAATTGGCCGCCCTATTGTGGGTTGGGCAACCATTATAATGATCCTGCTCGTAGTAAGTGGTATTGTGCTGTGGTTTCCCCGTAAACTGAAGAACATTGCCAGGAGACTTAAGATAATGTGGAACGGAGGTTCTTACAGGTTAACTTACGACCTGCATAATGTGCTGGGTTTTTACACTGCAATTCTGGTGCTGATTATGTCAGTTACAGGATTGTTCTGGTCCTTTGATTGGTCACGCAAGGCCATTTATGGAGTGCTGGGAGTTGAAGCACCGGGTGGACCGGGAGGACCACAGGGTGGTGGAGCAGGCCAGGGACAGGGTGCCAGATCCGGTGGTGCCAGATCCGGTGGTGCCGGATCAGGTCAGGACGGTTATAAGGCAGGTGGGGAGCGTGGTGAGAGAGTAGGGCAGCGCAGTGAAGGCCGTGGTGAAAGAAGAGGAGAGGCTGCCCGGGGACAACGTCGTGGTAGTGGAAGGTCAGTTGAGGCTCAGGCTGCTTCCGGTGGTGATATCACAGTTGCTCAGACAGACCCGGCTGATACTGTAGTGGACAGTACTGCAGTTGGCCTCACTGCTGATTATATAGCATTTGCGCAGCTGATAGAGGCTGCAAATAAGGAATTCTCATATAAGGGCAATCTCAGGATTACTATCCCATCTGAGGAAGATGAGACTGTAAGTATTTCAAAATCGGGCGCAGCCTTCTTCGCACGTGCAGGAAGTGATAATATTGTTATCTCAAGGGTTAGTGGCGAGGTTGTGAAAGTTGACCGTTACTCAGACAAACCGCTAAACCAGCGTATTGCATCATCAATTCGGGCCATACATACAGGTGAGATTTTCGGTACTTTTTCGAAGATATTGTACTTTATTGCCTGTCTTATTGCAGCTTCTCTGCCTGTTACCGGACTTATAATGTGGATCAAGAAGTGGTGA
- the argS gene encoding arginine--tRNA ligase, with protein sequence MTIEEQLRNTVIEAVEKLYGEKVDEKTVQVQLTRKDQNGDYTVVVFPLLRVSKKKPEETGADLGNYIKEYLPYIDSYEVVKGFLNVNLSHSYWIGQLNAIVKEKEFGFMPATEESPLMMIEYSSPNTNKPLHLGHIRNNLLGYSLSRIAGSNGYRIVKTNIVNDRGIHICKSMLAWKKWGEGVTPASSGEKGDHLVGRFYVLFDKHYKEELNQLQAKGLSKEEAEKQSTLMEEAREMLRKWEAGDEEVVSLWKMMNSWVYEGFDITYKNLGVDFDIIYYESDTYSIGRDKVLEGLEKGLFYKKDDGSVWADLTDQGLDEKLLLRADGTSVYMTQDIGTAKLRFDKYKIDKMVYVVGNEQDYHFKVLSILLDKLGFEWGKDLVHFSYGMVELPEGKMKSREGTVVDADDLMEEMINTSREMSRELGKLEGYTEEEAEQVYRMVALGALKYFILKVDPRKNMTFNPKESIDFNGNTGPFIQYTHARIKSIFRKAADKGIPWSGSAPSNVTLNEKENNLVRSIAVFPNVVKEAGAAFSPAVIANYVYELAKEYNQFYHDSPILYEENADLREMRLSLSHAVAEVIKKGMWLLGIDVPERM encoded by the coding sequence ATGACCATTGAAGAACAGTTACGCAATACAGTCATAGAAGCTGTAGAAAAGCTATACGGAGAAAAGGTTGATGAAAAGACCGTTCAGGTTCAGCTGACACGCAAGGATCAGAATGGTGACTATACTGTTGTTGTATTCCCTTTGCTTAGGGTTTCTAAGAAGAAACCAGAAGAAACGGGAGCTGATCTGGGTAATTATATTAAGGAATACCTGCCCTATATTGACTCGTATGAAGTTGTAAAGGGCTTCCTGAATGTAAATCTGTCGCATTCATACTGGATTGGCCAGCTCAATGCAATTGTGAAGGAGAAGGAGTTTGGGTTTATGCCAGCTACCGAAGAGTCCCCATTAATGATGATAGAGTACTCCTCTCCCAATACAAACAAACCGCTCCACCTGGGACATATCCGCAACAATTTGCTGGGCTATTCATTGTCCCGTATCGCCGGTTCGAATGGCTACAGGATAGTGAAAACCAATATTGTCAACGACAGGGGTATTCACATCTGTAAGTCAATGCTTGCATGGAAGAAGTGGGGTGAAGGAGTGACGCCTGCTTCAAGCGGTGAGAAGGGCGACCATCTGGTAGGACGCTTCTACGTGCTGTTTGACAAGCATTACAAGGAAGAATTGAATCAACTGCAGGCTAAGGGATTGAGCAAGGAGGAGGCCGAGAAGCAGTCAACTCTTATGGAAGAAGCCCGTGAAATGCTGCGCAAGTGGGAAGCCGGTGATGAGGAGGTTGTAAGTCTGTGGAAGATGATGAACAGTTGGGTTTACGAAGGTTTTGATATTACTTACAAGAACCTGGGTGTTGATTTCGACATTATATATTATGAGTCTGATACCTATTCAATAGGACGTGATAAGGTGCTTGAAGGTCTTGAGAAGGGTCTTTTCTACAAGAAGGATGACGGCAGCGTATGGGCAGATTTGACTGATCAGGGGCTTGATGAAAAGCTGTTGCTCAGGGCTGATGGTACTTCTGTATATATGACACAGGATATTGGTACTGCCAAACTAAGGTTTGACAAGTACAAGATTGACAAGATGGTCTATGTAGTGGGTAATGAACAGGACTATCACTTCAAGGTCCTTTCAATACTGCTGGACAAGTTGGGTTTTGAATGGGGTAAGGACCTCGTTCACTTCAGCTACGGTATGGTTGAACTACCCGAAGGTAAGATGAAATCACGCGAAGGTACTGTGGTTGATGCAGACGACCTGATGGAAGAGATGATCAATACCTCACGTGAAATGTCCAGGGAACTCGGTAAACTAGAGGGATATACGGAGGAGGAAGCCGAGCAGGTGTATCGTATGGTTGCCCTTGGCGCACTCAAATACTTTATCCTGAAGGTTGACCCCAGAAAGAATATGACCTTCAATCCCAAGGAGTCTATTGATTTTAACGGTAATACCGGACCATTTATTCAATATACCCACGCCAGGATCAAGTCTATCTTCAGAAAAGCTGCTGACAAAGGCATTCCGTGGAGCGGTTCGGCACCCTCAAATGTTACTCTCAACGAAAAGGAAAACAACCTAGTACGCAGTATCGCGGTATTCCCCAATGTTGTTAAGGAAGCCGGTGCTGCTTTCAGTCCGGCTGTAATAGCCAACTATGTCTACGAACTGGCAAAGGAATATAACCAGTTTTACCACGACAGTCCTATTCTTTACGAGGAAAATGCAGATCTGCGTGAGATGAGACTTTCGCTCAGTCATGCAGTTGCCGAGGTAATCAAAAAGGGAATGTGGCTGCTTGGCATCGATGTGCCGGAGCGTATGTAA
- a CDS encoding outer membrane protein assembly factor BamE, with protein sequence MDIKLGQGIGEVKFGMTRAEVVSILGEPSEKEVLPPFDGELGGSEAWHYDTIELSASFDEEEGFKLCSLAASSTDSLFEGIDLIGLSQEEVLQQIEILGLGDVEIETIANEEGEEQIVASIPEVSLNLWFEDGHLSEIQWGPFWDEEEEEYIWPE encoded by the coding sequence ATGGACATCAAACTTGGACAAGGAATCGGTGAAGTTAAGTTCGGAATGACCCGTGCAGAAGTTGTAAGCATTTTGGGTGAACCGAGCGAAAAGGAGGTACTCCCACCCTTTGACGGTGAACTAGGCGGTTCTGAAGCATGGCATTACGACACTATTGAGTTATCCGCATCTTTTGACGAAGAAGAAGGATTCAAACTTTGCTCACTCGCTGCTAGTTCTACCGACAGCCTGTTTGAAGGCATAGACCTGATAGGCCTAAGCCAGGAAGAGGTGTTGCAGCAGATTGAAATTCTTGGTCTGGGTGATGTAGAAATTGAAACCATAGCCAATGAAGAAGGTGAGGAACAGATCGTAGCCTCAATTCCTGAGGTAAGCCTCAACCTATGGTTTGAAGATGGACATCTGTCTGAAATTCAGTGGGGTCCATTCTGGGATGAAGAAGAGGAAGAGTATATATGGCCTGAATAA
- a CDS encoding helix-turn-helix domain-containing protein, protein MQPGTKIRSLREERNLSIQDLATNANLDVQQLQLIENEEVAPSLGVLIKISRALGVRLGTFLDDQVKSGAVISRKGDEEKSVSLSSREASQHEKLAFFSLARQKADRHMEPFMVEVKPGKPTNPHASTHEGEEFMYVLDGSIRVEYGKEEYILNAGDSIYIDSVIKHQVYSADDKTAKVLAVVYLPL, encoded by the coding sequence ATGCAACCGGGAACTAAAATCAGGTCTTTACGAGAAGAGAGGAATCTAAGCATTCAGGATTTGGCAACTAATGCCAATCTAGATGTGCAACAGTTGCAACTGATAGAGAATGAAGAAGTTGCCCCCTCTCTTGGTGTGTTGATTAAAATTTCCAGAGCTCTCGGAGTTCGACTAGGCACCTTTCTTGACGATCAGGTAAAATCAGGTGCCGTGATTTCAAGAAAAGGCGATGAAGAGAAATCGGTGAGTCTTTCAAGCAGAGAGGCTTCACAGCACGAAAAACTTGCCTTTTTCAGTCTTGCAAGACAGAAAGCCGACCGTCATATGGAACCATTCATGGTTGAAGTTAAGCCGGGCAAGCCTACTAATCCTCATGCCTCTACTCATGAAGGTGAGGAGTTTATGTACGTTCTTGATGGATCCATCAGGGTTGAATACGGTAAGGAAGAATATATTCTTAATGCCGGAGATTCTATATATATAGACTCTGTAATCAAGCACCAGGTGTACAGTGCTGATGACAAGACTGCAAAGGTACTGGCGGTTGTTTATTTACCCTTATAG
- a CDS encoding AMP-binding protein, with product MAMEIELIDYTLGQMLEKWVKEEPNNDFMVYPDRGLRLTYAEFNDRVNQMAKGFMEIGVTKGSHVGIWANNVPDWLTIMFATAKIGAVLVTVNTNYKLAELEYIIKNADLHTLCIIDGYRDSDYVSMTFELVPELKNCQRGHLKSARFPELKNVVFVGPQKHRGMYNTPELMALGSQVDDKVLDDAAKTFDCHDVVNMQYTSGTTGFPKGVMLTHHNILNNGNQVGNNMHYTCKDRLLLCVPLFHCFGCVLAVCAAVTHGVSMVLVEDFDALRVLAGIQKEKCTAVYGVPTMFIAELHHPMFEMFDLSTLRTGIMAGALCPVETMKQVMEKMHCKDIIIVYGLTETSPGMTTTRVFDPAEIRATTVGVELPGVEVKIVNPETGEECGPEEHGEICCRGYNVMKGYYKNPEATALAIDKDGWLHSGDLAMKTKDGFYKITGRIKDMIIRGGENVYPREIENFIFNMPQVELVEVVGIPDQKYGEIVGAFVKVKKGQQLCEAEVQEFCRGKIARYKIPKHVFFVDDFPKTASGKVMKYKLREMAVALVKQKENA from the coding sequence ATGGCTATGGAAATTGAACTGATCGATTATACCCTGGGCCAGATGCTTGAGAAATGGGTGAAGGAAGAGCCCAACAATGACTTCATGGTTTACCCCGACAGAGGACTGCGATTGACCTATGCCGAGTTTAACGACAGGGTCAACCAAATGGCCAAAGGATTTATGGAAATCGGTGTTACAAAGGGAAGCCACGTAGGTATATGGGCTAATAATGTACCCGACTGGCTCACTATTATGTTTGCCACTGCCAAGATAGGCGCCGTACTTGTTACCGTTAACACCAACTACAAGCTGGCTGAACTTGAGTATATAATTAAGAATGCAGATCTGCATACCTTGTGTATTATTGACGGATATCGTGACAGTGACTATGTGAGCATGACTTTTGAATTGGTACCTGAACTTAAGAACTGTCAGAGGGGACACCTAAAATCAGCACGTTTTCCTGAGCTTAAGAACGTGGTCTTTGTAGGTCCTCAAAAGCACAGGGGTATGTACAATACTCCGGAGCTTATGGCTCTCGGTAGTCAGGTTGATGACAAAGTTCTGGATGATGCTGCAAAGACCTTCGACTGTCACGACGTTGTAAATATGCAATATACCTCGGGAACTACTGGTTTTCCCAAAGGGGTTATGCTTACTCACCACAACATACTCAACAATGGTAATCAGGTAGGTAATAACATGCACTATACCTGTAAGGACAGGCTCCTGCTATGTGTACCATTATTCCACTGCTTTGGTTGTGTTCTCGCTGTGTGTGCTGCAGTAACTCATGGTGTATCGATGGTTCTTGTTGAGGACTTCGACGCACTGCGTGTACTTGCCGGAATACAGAAGGAGAAGTGTACTGCCGTGTACGGTGTACCTACAATGTTTATTGCAGAACTGCACCACCCGATGTTTGAAATGTTTGACCTGTCCACCCTGCGTACCGGTATTATGGCCGGAGCCTTGTGTCCGGTTGAAACAATGAAGCAGGTGATGGAGAAGATGCACTGCAAGGATATAATTATTGTCTATGGTTTGACAGAGACTTCACCAGGTATGACTACCACCAGGGTCTTCGATCCTGCTGAGATCAGGGCTACTACAGTGGGGGTTGAACTGCCCGGTGTAGAAGTCAAGATTGTCAATCCAGAAACAGGCGAGGAGTGCGGTCCCGAAGAACACGGTGAGATCTGCTGCCGCGGATACAACGTTATGAAGGGTTATTACAAGAACCCAGAAGCTACCGCACTTGCAATTGACAAGGACGGATGGCTGCACTCAGGTGACCTTGCGATGAAGACCAAAGACGGATTCTATAAGATAACAGGTCGTATCAAGGATATGATTATCAGGGGTGGTGAGAATGTCTATCCTCGTGAGATAGAAAACTTCATTTTCAATATGCCCCAGGTCGAGCTGGTAGAGGTAGTAGGTATACCCGACCAGAAATACGGTGAGATCGTAGGCGCTTTTGTAAAGGTCAAGAAGGGTCAACAACTATGCGAGGCAGAAGTACAGGAATTCTGCCGTGGCAAGATTGCCCGCTATAAAATCCCGAAACATGTATTCTTTGTCGATGATTTCCCAAAAACAGCAAGCGGGAAAGTGATGAAGTATAAACTAAGGGAAATGGCGGTTGCTCTGGTTAAACAAAAGGAGAATGCATAA
- a CDS encoding S28 family serine protease yields the protein MFCRIKALCAVLGVILLSMTSCAIKYNTPLAYMEEKGGVAFERAGGDDFFESTYLLWFEQPIDHNNPAAGTFKQRVWLSHKSADAPVVFITEGYNVTKPYKSELAELLEANQIIVEHRFYGESCPDSVLWGYLTIKQSAMDLHNIVKYFRKLYRSRWVSTGISKGGTTAIIHRAFYPDDVDLTVSYVAPLNFAREDERLISFFDKVGTEEIRARIRDFQIEVLSRRDSIYPRFAAWARANKVSFAMGPEAAFELAVLEYPFSFWQWCVPPASIPGKDASAKELYAALYRGVDFRYFSQLEGDRMAPYFYQAYTQLGHYAYNASYLKQYLKYYPYDIVSSDILTPDTGRALYYDPSAMEEVRHRLIINDSPMIHLVGAKDPWSATMADIPGLRHNHLFVDPEGCHHTRIGNIPQTMRELVLDVMNLYLKRGR from the coding sequence ATGTTTTGTAGGATAAAGGCTCTTTGTGCAGTTCTGGGTGTCATATTGCTCAGTATGACATCCTGCGCTATTAAGTACAACACTCCTCTTGCCTATATGGAGGAAAAAGGGGGAGTTGCTTTTGAGAGGGCAGGGGGAGATGATTTCTTTGAATCGACATATCTGTTGTGGTTTGAGCAGCCAATAGATCATAATAATCCTGCTGCAGGCACTTTTAAGCAAAGGGTATGGCTATCACATAAGTCAGCTGATGCTCCTGTGGTTTTTATAACTGAAGGATATAATGTGACAAAGCCATATAAATCCGAACTAGCTGAACTTCTTGAAGCAAACCAGATTATTGTTGAGCATCGCTTTTATGGGGAGTCGTGTCCCGACAGTGTATTGTGGGGCTACCTCACTATTAAGCAGTCGGCAATGGACCTGCACAATATTGTTAAGTATTTCAGGAAGCTGTACCGGTCACGATGGGTATCGACAGGCATAAGTAAGGGAGGAACCACAGCTATTATACATAGGGCCTTTTATCCGGACGATGTGGATCTTACTGTAAGCTATGTGGCACCCCTGAATTTTGCGCGTGAAGATGAAAGACTAATCAGTTTCTTCGATAAAGTGGGCACAGAAGAGATTCGGGCCAGGATCAGGGACTTTCAGATCGAAGTGCTGAGTCGCAGGGATAGTATTTATCCTCGCTTTGCAGCCTGGGCAAGGGCTAATAAGGTAAGCTTTGCCATGGGACCTGAGGCGGCATTCGAGCTTGCGGTACTTGAGTATCCCTTCAGTTTCTGGCAGTGGTGTGTACCTCCTGCCTCCATTCCGGGTAAGGATGCCAGTGCAAAGGAATTATATGCCGCCCTGTACCGAGGGGTGGACTTCAGGTATTTCTCGCAGTTGGAAGGCGACAGGATGGCACCATATTTCTATCAGGCCTATACCCAGCTGGGACATTATGCCTACAATGCATCGTATCTGAAGCAATATCTAAAGTACTACCCATATGATATTGTAAGTAGTGATATACTCACTCCCGATACTGGCCGGGCATTGTACTATGATCCCTCTGCAATGGAGGAGGTGAGACACCGTCTGATTATAAATGATTCTCCTATGATACATCTGGTGGGAGCAAAGGATCCCTGGAGTGCAACAATGGCCGATATCCCCGGATTGAGGCACAATCACCTCTTTGTTGATCCTGAGGGCTGTCACCACACACGTATAGGAAATATACCTCAGACTATGAGGGAGCTTGTATTGGATGTGATGAACCTCTACCTGAAAAGGGGCAGATAA
- a CDS encoding DoxX family protein translates to MKSSTNNTVDLAALVLRVGFGFFIAFGHGLGKLQMLLSGNFQFPPLFGLSPAINLGLATFLEFVAGLAVLVGFKTRLASLGLIGIMFVAGIIVHFSDPLFAMSAGGGSSKEMALLYLLAFAGTMILGSGRYSVDALIGKK, encoded by the coding sequence ATGAAAAGTTCTACTAACAACACAGTTGATCTTGCCGCCTTGGTACTAAGGGTAGGATTCGGTTTCTTTATTGCTTTTGGACACGGGCTTGGCAAGCTACAGATGCTGCTAAGCGGTAATTTTCAGTTCCCGCCACTCTTTGGCCTTAGTCCTGCTATAAATCTGGGCCTTGCAACCTTCCTTGAATTCGTTGCTGGTCTTGCTGTACTCGTAGGGTTTAAAACAAGATTAGCCTCACTTGGACTAATCGGCATAATGTTTGTGGCAGGAATAATAGTTCATTTCAGTGATCCTCTGTTTGCTATGAGTGCAGGTGGAGGTTCATCAAAGGAAATGGCCCTGCTGTATCTTTTGGCCTTTGCAGGTACAATGATTTTGGGCTCAGGAAGATACTCGGTAGATGCCCTTATAGGGAAAAAGTAA